DNA from Massilia antarctica:
GACAGGGCCGAGCTGGTGTTCGAGACCGCCGCCGCGATCAGGCAACTGTATGCCGATGCGGACATCCATCTGAGCGTGCTCCCGATACAGTCGTCGTCGCACGCCAGCCTGATTCTCGACCTGCGCTATCCGGACGACTACCCGGAAGACAGGAAGCTGAGCGAGGCGCAGTGGCGCGAGCTGCTGCTCGCCAAGTTCAACGCGGCCGCCGCCGAGGCGAAGCTGCTCACGCGGATCACCCATCGCGCCAGTTTCGGCTTTCCCTATCCAACCGCGTCGTCCGTCGGCGGTCCGGTGCGCATTTGGCCCGGCCTGGCCCCCAAAGACGTGTTCAAGCGGATCGTCGTCGACACGCTTCTCAGCCTGAACGATGTGAAGAAGGTGGCCGCAACCGCGAAAGCCAAGGCCAAGACCCTGAAGCGGCCATTTGCGGCGACACGCATGCCTGAAGCTGCAACGTCCAGTGCCAGCGGCACAGGGGGCGCGCGGGGCGAGGCCATCCTGCACATCGAGGCCTTGAAGACGGCCGTGCGCTACGCACAGGACACGATGAGCACGGCGCACTCGGCCTTGGGGCCGGCGCGGCTGGTGGAGTGGGTGCGTGTCAGGCTGCGCAAGAATCTGCTCAAGGCCGACTATTGCCTGAAGGGCCATGCGCCCGGCATGCCTGCCGACCATGACTACGTCCAGATCGCCGGGATTATCGAAAACCTGATGGAATACAGTTACTTGCTGGAGGCCATGCTGCACGAACCGGTGCAACAGGAAGACGTTTACCCGCGCTACCTTCAGGAAACACTGCAGCTGAACCAGCGCGCCATGCACCAGGCGACGTTTTATCTGGACAGCGGCATGCAGGCGCTGGTGTGCGCCCACCTCGTCGCGCGGGCATGGCTGGAGAAGCTGGCGAGCCAGGACAAGGCCAAGGTGTTCAACGGTGACAGCCTGCAAACGGTCGACCTGAACAGCTACTTCGAGTACGCGAGTATTGACAAGAAAAATTTGCGAATGAATGCGATGAATCGAGGTAGCGACGGAAGCTATGTCCCTGAGCATGCGCTATTAAAGCAATTGGAAACGAGAACCCCGGGCATCGTGTCCGCCGATCTGAATCCCGTCCTGAACAAGGCCAGTTCGGGGGAAACGCAAGCATCGCCGGGAGCCGTCTTCGGCCAGCTCGCCGGCAAGCAGGGGGCAAAGAATTCGACCACCATACCGATCGTCGATATCACCAACGCTTCCCTGGGCGCGGTGGACAAGCTGAACCTCGGCGCGGGATACGCGAATTTTTTCGTCGCGGAAAGCCTCTCCAAACACCAGCAGCTGGGGGCGGACAAATTCACGATGGGCAGGCTCAGTGCCGTCGGCACCGAGGCGTTCGTGGCGTTGGCGAAGGAGATCATCGCGCCCATCGCCGAGTTTGCCGCCCATCCGCTACCGGCCGCATACCGCCAGCGCATGGACCGGATGTTCTATGGCGATCCCCGGGGCGCACCCGATGGCATTGCGTCCCATGCCGCGCATCCGGGCGCGGTGCCCGGTTCGCATCCGAATGCTGATGTTTTCAATGGATTGGACCTGCTCGTTGCCGCGGTAGCCGAAGAATCGATGATGATGGAAGAAGAGTACCCCGACCCGGCGCGGCAACCGGAGCACCCGGCGTTCAGCGGCGCGCCTCAGATGAGCGCGCCGTTCGCCTGGTCCGCACCGTCGGTGCCGTTCAGTTTCTACCCGACGACACCGGATGCTTCCGGCGCGACGTATGCCATGCCTCGATCCGCCTCGTACAGCACGATGCAATCAAATCTGTTCAATTTCCCGAGTACTGCGATGCAGCCCCAGCCACATCCATTCGTTTACCCGGGTGCTTCAATGGCTCAGCCCGTGCTTTTCAACACCCCGTTCATGTCCTTTCATCCGGGCGCGATGCCTTATGGCAGCTACCGGTTCGCCATGGGCGGCGCGCCGTTCACGCAAGCTCAGCCTTGGTTATCCAGCTCTCAGCCGCCCACGACATCGCCATTCGCTTCCGGATTCGGCAGCACGGAGCCGACGGGCGACAATGCACTCCAATCTCATGCGCGACCGAGCGCTTTTCGTCCATACCGCAGGCCTGAGGGTGGCCCCCATAAGCGACAGCGTCGCAACTCCGGCGATATTCTATAGCCGGGTGATATGACTGCGTGCTGCGCCGGCAGGCAGCCTTGTCATTCGAAAACCAGTGGCAACGTCGGTCTCTCTTTGATGGCCTTGTCGCCGTGATAGCCGGGGACCGCGCCCTGTGGCGAACACGCAGTTTCTCAAACTGGCCGCCGCTCGAAGGAACATGAAGAGCACTGCATGATGTGCGATCAGTGCCCGGGCGCCTCAGCAAGCGACCAGCTTGCGCAACCACCCCAGCAGCACCGTGGGCAGCAGCTCGGCGCGCTGCAGCAGGGCGTAGGCATGCTCGCCGAACACGGCCGGCAGGTAGGCCGCGGCCTGGCGGTCGATCGTCAGGCAGAACGGCGAGATGCCTTGCAGGCGCGCCTCGGTGACGGCCTGGCGCAAGTCTTCCACGCCGTAGCGCCCGTCGTACTGGTCCATATCGTTCGGCTTGCCATCTGAAATCACGATCAGCAGCTTGTGCCGCGCCGTCTGCGTCATCAGGGCGGCGCTGGCGTGGCGCAGGGCGGCGCCGGCGCGGGTATAGTTTTCCGGCTCCAGTCCGGCGATGCGCAGCGCCACCTCGTTGCCATACGGTTCGGGGAAGCGCTTGATGGCGCGCACCACGACCCCGCCCGGCCCCTCGCCGGAAAAGCCGAGCACGCTGAACGGCTCGTCCAGGCCCCGCAGCGCCTCGCACACCATGAGCAGGGCTTCGCGTTCGACATCGATCACGCGGCATTGGCCGGACACCCAGCTGTCGGTCGAGCCGCTGATGTCGACCAGCAGCATCACGGCCAGGTCGCGCCGGCCGCGCCGCTCGGCTTCGTACAGGCGCTGGTCGAGGTTGCCGCCGGCGAGCAGCTGCGCCTGGTTGTCGATCCAGCCCTGCTGGTCGATTGTGTCGCCGTCGAGCTGCTGGCGCAGCCGGGTGCGCTGGGCGCGCAGCAGTTCGAACTGGCGCCGCACCGCGCGCAGCATGGGCGCCTGGCGCCGGAAGATGGCATCCACCGTGGCCTGCGCGCCGGGCAGCGCGGTGCGCACCGTGACGATGGCGCCGGGAGCGCGGTAGCAACGGGTTTTCCAGTCCCATTCCGGATACGCGCACGCTTCGCCGTCGGCGGCCGGGGGCGCCATGCCCTGCTGCCTGGCTTGGGCGTCGGGCGGGTCGTCCGAGAGCAGCACCTCGCGCGCCGCGCCGGGTGTCGACACCATGCGCGCTTCAGGCAGTTCGGACAGCGCGTCGGCAAAGTCCTCGGCGGCGGTGCCGGTATCGCGGTCGGTGGGCCGCTGCACGCCCATGGCGTCTTCGGCCTGCTCGTGCGGCTGGGCCGTCTGCACCATCATCGGCCCGGCCGGCTGCTCGTCATCCTGGTCCTGCCGGCGCGCGCGCGGGCGGCGCGCCAGGCGGGCGCTGCGCCGCGGCCCGGACTCATCGTCACGCTCGCCGGCGCGGGAAGCTGCCGCAGCGCTGGCGGGCGCCGGCATGAATTCGCCCAGCCAGTCGTCGCCTGCCAGGACCCGGCGCTGCGCCTGCCCGGCCGGCGGGGCCAGGCCGGGCGCCATGCGGCGCGCCTGCTCCAGCACCTGGAGCGGCGTGGCGGCATCGGCGGGGGCGCCCGCCAGGACGTCCTGCAACGCCTGTTCCAGCGCGCGCAGGGATGGTGCGAGCGTGTGCACGGGAGGCCGCGCAGCCAGCGCCGCCCGGCGAAAATCGTCGAGCGCGCCCGCCATGCCGGGCAGGAGCCGCGCCAGCGCGTCGTCGGCCGCGCGCGCTTCGAGCAGGTGGTAGCAGGCTTGCACCCAGGGGCTCTCGCGCCGCGGGTAGTGCAGCGCGCTGGCGCGCGTGGCGCGCATGGCCTGCTGCAGCAGCAACAGGCGATAGCGGCTCAGCGCGCGCTGTTCCAGGCCGTCGATGCCGATGGCGCGCGGCAGCCAGATGCTGTCGCCATCGGTGCCCGGCAGCGCCGTGGCCGCGGGGGGCGCTTCATGGCGGCGCAGGAGCTTGTCGAGGAAGGTGCGCGGGGCCGGCGGCTGGGAAGGGCGCAGCCGGAAGCTGCGGCCGAAGACGGCGTGGGCCAGCAGGTCGAGGCGCGCGGCCACGTCGCACAATTCCAGCTGCGCCGGGCCGGGACGCGGGCGGTGGCGCCGCCAGTACGCTTGCACGAAGACGGTGGCATGCCGGGCGGCATCGGTGATGAGGTCTTCCGCCTCCGCCACGGCTAGACGAAACTGGCGCCGACCAGGTCGCGCATGGCGCCCACCAGGGCCGGCTCGTCCGACAGGGGGGCGACGATGGCGGCGTAGCAGGCGTCGGCCACCGGGATGCCGCCGCCGATCAGGCGCGCGGCGGCGATCAAGAGGCGGGTGCTGGGCACCTCGGCCAGGCCGCGGTCGCGCAACTGGCGCAGGCGGGTGCCCAAGGTGACCAGGGCGATGGCAAGGCTCGGTTCGACCTGTCCCTCGTGCGCCACGATGGCGGCCTCGCGTTCGGGCGGTGGAAAATCGAAATCGAAGGCGACGAAGCGCTGGCGGGTGGACGGCTTCATGTCCTTGAGCATGCGCTGGTAGCCGGGGTTGTAGGACACCACCAGCTGGAAGCCGGGCGCGGCCGCCACGGTGTCGCCGGTCTTGTCGATCGGCAGCATGCGCCGGTGGTCGCTCAAGGGATGCAGCACCACCACCGTGTCCTGGCGCGCCTCGACCACCTCATCCAGATAGCAGATGGCGCCTTCGCGCACGGCGCGGGTCAGCGGGCCGTCATGCCATGCGGTGCCGGCGGCGCCGATCAGGAAGCGTCCCACCAGGTCGGATGTGCTGAGGTCGTCGTGACAGGAAATGGTGATCAGCGGGCGCTGCAGGCGCCAGGCCATGTATTCGACAAAGCGGGTCTTGCCGCAGCCGGTCGGGCCCTTGAGCATCACCGCCAGCTGGCGCCGGTGGCATTGCTCGAACAAGGCTACCTCGCCACCGTTTTCCAGATAATAGGGCGCGTCTGGCGCCGGATCGTCCTTGCTCACGCCGCCCGCACCCCTGGCGCCAGGGCCGCCGGATCGCCTTCCTCAAGCGGTCCCAGGCGCGGTGCGAAGCGGAAGAAGTCGATGATGAACAGCGCCACCCCGATCGCGAACAAGGATCCGGTGACCAGCAGCATGACGAAGTGAATCTGGATTTTCAGCTGGGCATCCAGGAAGCCGAGGCCCATGATGCGTTCCAGATAAACCTGGCCGATGCCGGCCGTGGCAAACGACAAGGTCATGCCGAACATGCCGCCGAGCTGCAGCCAGAACGACCAGTAACCCATGGCGGTGCCTTCTTCCGGGCGCCGCGACAGCCCCGGCATGGCATAGGTAATCATGGCCAGCACGATCATGGCATAGGCGCCATAGAAGGCGGCGTGGCCGTGCATGGCCGTGATCAGGGTGCCGTGGGTCCATTTGTTCACCGACGGGAAGGTGTGCGCCAGGCCCAGCAGGCCGGCGCCGAACAGGGTGAACACGGCGCTGCCCACGGTCCAGTGCAAGGCCAGCTTGTTCGGATGAGCCATGCCGGAGCGCTTGATGGTCGAGTAGGCGTACATGGCCATGCCGACCAGGGCCACCGGTTCGAGCGCGCTGAAGACGCCGCCGATGGGCAGCCAGTAGGATGGCACGCCGATCCAGTAATAGTGGTGGGCCGTGCCCAGGATGCCGGCAATGAAGACCAGCCCGACGATCACGTACAGCCATTTTTCCATGACCTCGCGGTCGGCGCCGGACAGGCGGATCAGCAGATAGGCCAGGAAGCCGCCCTGGATCATTTCCCATACGCCCTCGACCCACAGGTGGATGGTCCACCAGCGATAGTAGATCGAGACGGTGTAGTTTTCATAGTGCAGCAGGGCCGGCAGGTAGAGCACGGCGGCCAGGCCCAGCCCGCCCAGCAGCACGCCCTCGGTGGTGGTCAGGCGGCCCGATTTCTTGATGGTCATGCCGATGTTGTAGAGGAACATGAGCATGACGATCACGATCACGATCTTGTGCGGCAAAGGCTGCTCCAGCAGCTTGTTGCCGGTGCCCCAGCGGAACAGATAACCGATGATGGCGGTCACGCCCATCAGCACCCACAGGACCAGCTGGATGTAGGCCAGCTTGGTGCTGTGCAGCTCGGTGCGCGATTCGTCCGGCACCACCCAGTAGGTGGCGCCCATGAAGCCGCACAGGACCCAGACGATCAGCAGGTTGGTATGGATGACCTTGGTGACATCGAAAGGGAGGATGTACAGCAAGGGATCGGGCCCCAGGTACTTGGTGGCCGACAGCAGGCCGAACACCAGCTGCAGCCCGAACAGGGCCAGCGCGACGGCGAAGTACCAATAGGCGACAGATTGCGACTTATATCTCATGGCAATAGCTCCGCAAAACAATTCGGCTCCAGCGTTGCTGGGCAATGACGCTTATTTCAGCGAGGACAGGTAGGCGGCCAGTTGGGCAATCTGCTCCGGGGTCAGGCTCTTGCCATAGGTGTCGGGCATGAAGGACTGGCCGTTGGCCGAATACATGGCGCCCGGCACGACGTGCGCGCTGGGTGTCATCACCGACTCGCGGATATACCCTTCCACGTCGGTGGCCTTGCCGTGGTAGCCGCCGCTGGCGAGCAGGGCCGTGGTGCGGGCCACCAGGCCTGCCAGCGACGGCCCGGCCAGGTTGACCCCGGGGGCGGTGGAATGGCAGGCGGTGCACGCCGGCACCGCGCTGCGGAACAGGCGTTCGCCCAACGCGATCGGATTGTCGTCGCTGGTGGCGGGCCGCGCCGCCGCTGGCGCACCGGTGGCGGCCGCGCCGGCGTCGGTGCCGGGGAAGGTGGCGCCAGTGACCAGGATGGGGCGCGGCGGCCAGCCCTGGTTGTCGACATTCGAGACCCAGTCGAGGAAAGCGATCAGGGCCGCAATGTCGGTGTCGCTGATATCCTGCTTGGGCATCAGGCGCCGGTGCCGCGTTTCGTCGTAAAACTTGGACGGGTCCTTCATGTACGCGGTGAGGTAGGCGTTGCCGCGCAGCTTGGTGATCTTGGTCAGGTCGGGGGCGTAGTAAGCCCCTTCGCCAAAGACCGTGTGGCAGTTGATGCAGTTATTTTCGTGCCACACATCCTTGCCGCGCGTGACCTGGGCAGTGATCTTGTCGGCATTGGTAAGGCGGCCGAACTGGCGGTGGCTGTCGAGTGTCAGGGCAAGAAAGGCGACCGTGGCGAGCACGGTGGAGCCGATGGCAAACAGACGCGCCTGGCGTTTGTTCATGGCACCTCCCTAGACTGAAATGGCGGGCCAGTAGCGCACCACGATGATCGCTGCGTAAGCGATGGCTGCGAGCATCAGCAGGATGACCAGGTACGCAAACAATTTAAGGGGAGTGATCCATCCTTGCATAGTGCCTCCTGGCTGGGAACTGCAGCAAGGCTAGCATGTTTATTGTCACGATTTACACATTCGACGAATTTGTCCAGGGAAGTGATCAACGCGCGGGCGCAGTTTGCCTCGAACCCTGGGACAATTTATGGTCACGCATGAAGATACCCCACTAGACCCCATTGTTTCTCTATTGAGAAATTTCGTGCGCAACACGCAATTGGGGCGTATTATTTCTTTTAAGGGAAACATTCCAGTGTAAAGATACTTCTGCATCATAATTTCCAAAAAGGGAAACAATGGCTCGCACTCTATCGGTTCCCGGCACGCCAGTTGGACCACGTATGAGTAGCCTTGCAGACCTCGGCGACCTGGTCCGCAACCGCCGCCTGGAGCTCAGACTACGAATTGATGACGCCGCCCATGCGTGTGGTGTGGCTGCGAACGTCTTTTCTCGCCTCGAGAATGGCGGGCCCATTGGCGCTGACCGACTCTTGCTTGTACTCGCTGGTCTCGGACTGACCATGCTGGTCACGACAAAAGAGCATGCCCATTCAATTCTTCCGGCCAGCGACCAATATTCCGGAGGGCCATTGTGACCCATCGCCTGCATGTTGCTACATTGGGTGCTCCAGTTGGGGAGATCATTTTTGACTCTCAGGATGACAACTATGGGTTCCAGTATGACGATGCTTGGGCCCGGTCGACAACAGGCTACTACCTGGCGCCTGCAATTCCATTCAACGCCGCTCCGCACAGCCCGGGCTCTGTCAAGCGCTTCCTGGAAAATCTGCTGCCGGAAGGCCGCGCGCTGGACATTGCAGCCCGCATGAGCCAGGTCTCGAAGAGTAATGTTTTCGCATTGGTCCAGCTACTTGGGAAGGAACCGGTCGGGGCCTTCAGCTTCCTGGCATTGGACGCTTCACCCCAGGAGGCCGCGGAAATAGCACAAAAGCAGTTCAGTGACGTTGTTCGCCGCCCCATTTCAGGCGACGAGCTGAGCCAGCGCATCCGCGAACGCGACGCGATTCCCTTCCCGGTATGGGACGGCAAAGTGCGCTTGTCGTTGGCGGGCTACCAAGATAAACTACAGGTCCTCATTGAGGGCGAGCGCTTATCGCTCGCCGATGGCGCGCTGAGTTCGACACATCTGCTCA
Protein-coding regions in this window:
- a CDS encoding eCIS core domain-containing protein produces the protein MGQTERSTRGTDVTAVPQRAAATPADEFIDLRRQAAEQRDLADLANRSPRLAGQREVQTRVAQSARSTGASVPPVAQRVAGADRGDASPEPAFVSSVESDGTQLPRRLRVGIERLAGLGMHGVRVYRNSARPAQLQARAFAQGDDIHLAPGEEQLLPHETWHLVQQRQGRVGVTMRAAGHAINDDAGLEREADAMGALALSSGVGDSANEASTSAARPDPDDGRAFPGGTHSAAANPHGAVAQRTPDAAIASLPAHAPEKQQLEQILANTRRLSSTYYAVTAGSPAFHTLRGEIRLAVAKVDRIHASFANTWNTGLKRTAVEYIPSEEPDYQQRAAKPEPTADGLPGYLTQWQRKMHSDKSMTADKKFASVLPMILSEPELPPALHVALKLLFTHTSNFVPVEMQGRDIRSVEHGQYSRTSMTPVRSGNSTHLRNDGAMAYAENDEQIPAGRTFQVTNQPLHAALVRAAKLSSNIEAMTHYGDTDRARLAYSEYTSSAGSHTGSLGLIPNMHRTLEVGGYLESDPERKAFGGKGHDEWKPTPLPANDWRPVVSAERLQPNTDQNYHDFLLADRAELVFETAAAIRQLYADADIHLSVLPIQSSSHASLILDLRYPDDYPEDRKLSEAQWRELLLAKFNAAAAEAKLLTRITHRASFGFPYPTASSVGGPVRIWPGLAPKDVFKRIVVDTLLSLNDVKKVAATAKAKAKTLKRPFAATRMPEAATSSASGTGGARGEAILHIEALKTAVRYAQDTMSTAHSALGPARLVEWVRVRLRKNLLKADYCLKGHAPGMPADHDYVQIAGIIENLMEYSYLLEAMLHEPVQQEDVYPRYLQETLQLNQRAMHQATFYLDSGMQALVCAHLVARAWLEKLASQDKAKVFNGDSLQTVDLNSYFEYASIDKKNLRMNAMNRGSDGSYVPEHALLKQLETRTPGIVSADLNPVLNKASSGETQASPGAVFGQLAGKQGAKNSTTIPIVDITNASLGAVDKLNLGAGYANFFVAESLSKHQQLGADKFTMGRLSAVGTEAFVALAKEIIAPIAEFAAHPLPAAYRQRMDRMFYGDPRGAPDGIASHAAHPGAVPGSHPNADVFNGLDLLVAAVAEESMMMEEEYPDPARQPEHPAFSGAPQMSAPFAWSAPSVPFSFYPTTPDASGATYAMPRSASYSTMQSNLFNFPSTAMQPQPHPFVYPGASMAQPVLFNTPFMSFHPGAMPYGSYRFAMGGAPFTQAQPWLSSSQPPTTSPFASGFGSTEPTGDNALQSHARPSAFRPYRRPEGGPHKRQRRNSGDIL
- a CDS encoding nitric oxide reductase activation protein NorD, which translates into the protein MAEAEDLITDAARHATVFVQAYWRRHRPRPGPAQLELCDVAARLDLLAHAVFGRSFRLRPSQPPAPRTFLDKLLRRHEAPPAATALPGTDGDSIWLPRAIGIDGLEQRALSRYRLLLLQQAMRATRASALHYPRRESPWVQACYHLLEARAADDALARLLPGMAGALDDFRRAALAARPPVHTLAPSLRALEQALQDVLAGAPADAATPLQVLEQARRMAPGLAPPAGQAQRRVLAGDDWLGEFMPAPASAAAASRAGERDDESGPRRSARLARRPRARRQDQDDEQPAGPMMVQTAQPHEQAEDAMGVQRPTDRDTGTAAEDFADALSELPEARMVSTPGAAREVLLSDDPPDAQARQQGMAPPAADGEACAYPEWDWKTRCYRAPGAIVTVRTALPGAQATVDAIFRRQAPMLRAVRRQFELLRAQRTRLRQQLDGDTIDQQGWIDNQAQLLAGGNLDQRLYEAERRGRRDLAVMLLVDISGSTDSWVSGQCRVIDVEREALLMVCEALRGLDEPFSVLGFSGEGPGGVVVRAIKRFPEPYGNEVALRIAGLEPENYTRAGAALRHASAALMTQTARHKLLIVISDGKPNDMDQYDGRYGVEDLRQAVTEARLQGISPFCLTIDRQAAAYLPAVFGEHAYALLQRAELLPTVLLGWLRKLVAC
- a CDS encoding CbbQ/NirQ/NorQ/GpvN family protein, with the translated sequence MSKDDPAPDAPYYLENGGEVALFEQCHRRQLAVMLKGPTGCGKTRFVEYMAWRLQRPLITISCHDDLSTSDLVGRFLIGAAGTAWHDGPLTRAVREGAICYLDEVVEARQDTVVVLHPLSDHRRMLPIDKTGDTVAAAPGFQLVVSYNPGYQRMLKDMKPSTRQRFVAFDFDFPPPEREAAIVAHEGQVEPSLAIALVTLGTRLRQLRDRGLAEVPSTRLLIAAARLIGGGIPVADACYAAIVAPLSDEPALVGAMRDLVGASFV
- a CDS encoding cbb3-type cytochrome c oxidase subunit I is translated as MRYKSQSVAYWYFAVALALFGLQLVFGLLSATKYLGPDPLLYILPFDVTKVIHTNLLIVWVLCGFMGATYWVVPDESRTELHSTKLAYIQLVLWVLMGVTAIIGYLFRWGTGNKLLEQPLPHKIVIVIVMLMFLYNIGMTIKKSGRLTTTEGVLLGGLGLAAVLYLPALLHYENYTVSIYYRWWTIHLWVEGVWEMIQGGFLAYLLIRLSGADREVMEKWLYVIVGLVFIAGILGTAHHYYWIGVPSYWLPIGGVFSALEPVALVGMAMYAYSTIKRSGMAHPNKLALHWTVGSAVFTLFGAGLLGLAHTFPSVNKWTHGTLITAMHGHAAFYGAYAMIVLAMITYAMPGLSRRPEEGTAMGYWSFWLQLGGMFGMTLSFATAGIGQVYLERIMGLGFLDAQLKIQIHFVMLLVTGSLFAIGVALFIIDFFRFAPRLGPLEEGDPAALAPGVRAA
- a CDS encoding c-type cytochrome; translation: MNKRQARLFAIGSTVLATVAFLALTLDSHRQFGRLTNADKITAQVTRGKDVWHENNCINCHTVFGEGAYYAPDLTKITKLRGNAYLTAYMKDPSKFYDETRHRRLMPKQDISDTDIAALIAFLDWVSNVDNQGWPPRPILVTGATFPGTDAGAAATGAPAAARPATSDDNPIALGERLFRSAVPACTACHSTAPGVNLAGPSLAGLVARTTALLASGGYHGKATDVEGYIRESVMTPSAHVVPGAMYSANGQSFMPDTYGKSLTPEQIAQLAAYLSSLK